The following nucleotide sequence is from Drosophila kikkawai strain 14028-0561.14 chromosome 2L, DkikHiC1v2, whole genome shotgun sequence.
GGGTTTTATGTTCCTGCCGGCCTGCAGTACCTCGGCTTCCTCTTGGGAAGTTTCCGACAGGCTGACCATCTGGGAATAGGGCTCTGACGATCTCCTCTAGTGCCTCCGGGTCGGATGGGGCGTTTCCCCCCGCGTTAAGCTTTTTCACAGTCATCTTGTACGCGCCCCCCCATCACACAGCTTAAGGAAGCTTTCCCGCTTGCTGTCCCTGATAGCGATCTTTAGCGCCTTTCTCGCCGCTTTGTATCGCTCGCTACATTCCACAAGGAGCGGGCTTCCTCTTGCTCTCTGAAGCACCCTTCTGGAGCGGTGGCAGCTGCGGCGTAACTCGGCAGCCCAGGGTGGCTTGGTGTGATCGTTCGGTTGTAATCGGAGGGTCTGCCCGCCGCATAGCAGTTTTGAACATtgaactttcatagcgaacggtcgtgtttttgttttgcgctccgaacttttgtgttgttttgcatttaaaaccacAGGGGTccgattttaatttgttaaaatacacTTCATAACTTTGCCGATttgctacgcgagtgcatgtgtctttaagagtttatttaatatatacatatatccaatttgatctcttttagtttttgcgttttcctGTCTCCTCTTTGTGTTGTACCGTTTATTTGCATCTAGCTGCACTTTAGAGTTTCCAAGCTTTCGTTGTTTCTCTGCTCACgcacgcttacgctcccgctctcttgtttctttttttttcgttccgGCTCTGCTCATCGGTGCACCGTGGTTATAGGTTGTGTAAAATGGTGTCGAATAATGTTTGTGCTATAAAAGGCTgctccctcgatctttttgacacaatttgttctggtgacttctggcctgagcacgctgtagtcaaggagtacgaggtaaaaataaagaaaaaacagccttcacggccggcacaggtgattgtgtttaccgaaacctggttaaagccggagattctcagctccaaaaattttccgggtaagtacacaacttatagattggaccgtctttcccagcgaggtggtggagttttaattgccgttgactccacccttatttccaaactggttcaaattgacgatctcacaggtattgacatttcgttgtcccaagttaaccatgtcgtaaattctttaaatcgcctactagatctgtgtttcgtctctgatcctgtaggtgtaaacttaacaagagtcgatccattaacgcttcccgaagacccttaccatcctactttcgaagtgaccatcgatttggggactgtcgtaaagaacaaacctgatttgagttgctcagctttcgtaaagcaaattttcaaagactagatatcttgatttctcaatttaattggtctgaactgtacagatgtactgacatggcgtccgccgtggatactttctacagtgccatgaatgcgttctttgcattgtgtgttctgttagcctatccgtcggtttctagtaaaccaccttcgttcaccaaagagctgacacgcctaaaaaacgttaagtctaggctttataatcgctataaacgcaccggatctcctactgttcatttaagatatcttagtgctcggtcgaattaCACCGTGCTTAACCAGCAATgctataaaagttatttaactcgttgtagggttcagttcacgcaggacccgaaacagttttataactttgttaacactaagcgaaaacccaatttacatccttcatcgctttcgttcaagaacgctacagcaaactctgatcaggccatcgccgatctctttgccgagtttttcaaaactacgtattgttcctcaaatagcttagatcagacttactcttttgatttgcccaagtcgaacctaattttcagtcctattttaaccgaaagctcccttagttcggatcttcatcgtgtaaaaccagtttactcaccgggtaccgatggaataccaggctgcgtgctcaggtattgtgctggagctctgtgcaatccccttctgaaagtgtttaccttatctttagaaacctcagaatttccccttatttatttatttatttatttattaagaatagcaaatatctgccattttaaatccatatccttacctcagaccggataaggagtgttttttaatgatatgctccgactcacatcaggtggtcagaggcatggataggtgtcttaagatattatttttgttaaagtctaatgacatttcaaaatataacagagagtacatgtcgttgtaaagcgaacataaaacgcgaaacaattatccaaagctataggccgaaagtaacgtgatggcctagaaggaactaAAAAGCGTATTTGTTTAAGgagattactggaaaaaatatatccatttattaatttatgcaggaacatcacgccatggcaggtccgacgatccttaagagagggcaggtccagaaggcgtagtctgtcggcatacggaggcaggtggcgatgtgggtcccagtctaaaccccgaagagcgaacaaaaggaattgtttctgtaccgattcgataaggtcctgatactttgcatattgaggggaccatacgcacgaacaatattcgagtatgggccgaaccagggatatatataagagttttgtagtgtagggatcatcgaattccttagaccatcgttttacgaaagcaaaaacaccctttgctttaccaacaattataccgatgtgatcggtgaagctcaagttgtgggtaaatagaacaccaagatccgttacagagtggatacgttcaagaacactcgtgcctaaggaatagttagcctggaaactatttctgcggtaaaacgacatttatttacatttggagttgttaagaaacaataaattgttagTGCACCAGGATatcatgttgtttaaatcagcttgcaaaagctgagcagagtcaggattcacaagaggcaaacatagttttacgtcatcagcatacatcaagacgtaagagtggagaataacttggggcatatcatttataaaaatgccaaatagaagaggaccgaggtggctcccttgaggaacaccagaagtcacgtgaacaaggtttgagaatgaacccttgaatgcaactctttgagtacggttcgacaaataagtagaaatccacttgatcaacgtaaccggaaaacccaacagacaaagtttcttcagcagtaatggatgattcaccgaatcgaaagctttgctgaaatctgtaaagataacatcggtttgggtgttatttttaaacgcgtttctaatgacagcaacaagctcaaggagatttgtagacgttgatttacgtttcatgaagccGTGCTGGGAGGGGGACATTATTtagctacattggtgctgaagctgagtagtaattagaaattcgaataatttgggaatcgcactaagttttgctatacctctatagtgttcaatattagatttactgccctttttatgaagcggaatgataaacgattctttccaaactttgggAAAAAccgaatgctgaagtgataactgaaaaagtctagacagtggtctacataatgagctggcacaatttctcagaacacagctaggtacaaggtctggaccagaggaaaaggaaagtttgattgttctgagattatgaagaacatcatcttcgctgattacaggcataaaaatgcaattggaatgcgggagtggaaaagaatactctgagttattatcgaaattagtttgtgagtatgtagtctggaagaattttgcgaacaggttcgcgatatcaggctcattggaagcggaggcattatcaaaatgaagacatgaaggaaattgttgagatttccgtttcgagtttacaaaagcgtaaaattgcttcgggttagccttaaactcaattttgcaccgatttaagtggtttctgtagcattcagaattgtgtgctaggaaatttgtacgagcagttaaatatctcgaatggtcgacttgaagaccagatttgctgtactttttaaaccgtctggatttcagatttttttagataagaaagccgacgagaaaaccaatggggcttatgagaaacttctggtgagggaaatgaagggacatacatgtcgaaaactgagtacattatttcatagaaacgcttaacaatgtctgagggatcctctgtggagttcaagaaagtccaatccgttaaggataagtggtggttaatttctgtaaacttagcttttcgaaagcaacgaaacgttgcaggctcagcttccggacacaataataatggagtggaggcttcgagggttagctccaaagtgggatgataagcgtcctcaggactagaaagagggtcaactctagtgacgtaggcattggcaaaatcagagacaaagatgaggtctaagacgttattactgcagttcctaacaaaatgtaattgtcccaatgaatggtcaatgagaccatgaattaaatcgtggggtgaggtgggaacaagaacatttgagtcaggtaagggcatccaggaaatggagggtagattaaaatcacccgtgacgataaggtggtcattaataccaagggaagaatgaatttcttgaattgagtataaatgctgcatataaatatcagtgtcagacTTAGGTGTAATATACGagcatgaaacgtagatagaataatcgtaaacctggatgcgaaccgccacaaactctatatcagtgtcatttttagaaatgatattggaaaccagatcggatttaaccgcaataagaacaccaccgcctgtccgtataggacgatcacgtctaaagatggtatagttccctgaaaaaaatctcagagtcagacacagaggagttgagccatgtttctgtaaaaacaataacattggcatcgaaagagacTGTTGACGTGCAGCCTACTGAGCTTGCATGCAGCGTGGATACCTGGACAACATTGACGGGTTGCTGATCCAATGGCTTGACGAGATCTTCAAGCACAGTAGTTGGGATCGATGCAGCATCATCACCAGAGCTGTTATCCACAGCTACGGGCTTGTCTCGTGGGCTGAACTGCATAAGGGGGCATGTAGGGTCTGGAAGAGATAAGAACTTTTCAGACAGGATGcttatgtttttgtttgcggggTCACTTAGTAGTTTTAGCGACTTGAAGTGATGTTCCGCCTTCTGGAAGCGAGTTGACAACTCCTTAAAGCCGGCCGCCAACGACTGAAACTCCAGGTGAGTCTGCCTCATGAAGACCCGCATATCGGATTTGATATGCAGGCAGCTTGGGCACGTCCAGTCCAATCCAGGATTTTCTCGAATGCGATCGGTGATTCGCGATCCATTTTGCCCCAGATCGGCACATCCAATGTGAGCGATATTATCGCAGAGCCAGCAGTAGACAGTGATATGCcgcaaaaattttttttggccgttCGGGCACTTAGAGAAACAACACGTAGCcattttttgaataaaataaaatactttacCCAAGTAAATTACGAAattggattaatttatttgcgcgacgaaatggccgatcaaaacaaattatacaattgtttatttgaaaaaaaaaaaaattgtttaagtttcgcggcgaacagaccgatcaaaacagaaagcgaagagcgcaaaaataaaagcttttatcttAGCCccgaaaaataagaaatttgtgttattgatttagctagcgccaacaacaacacaaggcgatgcagcgataagcggtaaacacaatgcacaagaatagaaaggcaaggcaattgtaaaaccgaaattgttttacgacgataaagtcacagactttatttaaaaaggtcCGGTTGTTTATTGATTAAGAAGTTCACGGAAATACCGACCACTTGCCAAAAATTTGGGCTTTGATAAATAGGATTTCactaagaaaactttgaataaatgtagAGCGATGTAAAGCACgtccaactcaaagctcgTCGAAAATTAAGCcgtcctctccacaaaaaatgtagcaaatcggacgccagcaactatataggaatctctaagttgtcggcaattccaaaacttttcgaaaatgtaattactccccacttgcagcatttatgcagatccgtaatttcacaatgtcagcatggttttatgaggcgaagatcgaccactacaaatctcctggaactctcctccttcgttattagaggtttccaacgtaactttcaaaccgacgtgatttacacagacttcagtaaagctttcgactcggttaatcactctcttcctgtaaggaagcttgacttaatcgggtttcctgtcgatcttcttaaatggattttgagctatttgtgcaacagaactcaaaaggttctgtttaaaaatgctctatccaaattcctcagagtcacttctggcgtcccacaagttagccacctcggcccgctgctatttacattgtttatcaatgacctcccgctggttctaacgaactctagagtacttatgtacgctgatgacgttaaactatgcttgcagtataaggacagctcttgccagtcagacctgcaatcggatcttaataactttcaagcatggtgtcgtgctaatttaatacatctcaatagctctaagtgcaagctaatgacattttcacgtgtcactccccagtttgccacttatatgctaaatgattgcgctcttgaaagaatatctctcgttgatgatttaggcattcgcttagaccctaaactttcgttctctgaacatattttgtgcatggttaataaagccagaggcatgctcggttttattaagagatggtcgaaggaattcgattccccctatatacgaagaccctttttacttcgttagttcgccctacattggagtatggttcatgcgtctggagtcttcaattcggaatccatattaaccgtattgaatctgtacaaaagaactttttacttttcgccctccgtggcctagcttgggatgctgatgagaggctaccgtcctattcaagtagactcctattaattaacttaccctccctagctaaccgtagaacgatgcttggtgtcgtattccttcataacctaataaacggtgttgttgagagcccctttcttttagggcagcttaacttccacgttccccgactaacatctagaacccttatccctttagtagtaaatctctgtaggcgggagtttgaagtacatgaaccctttagggttttatgtacggattacaaccgcctctctgacattataattcgtagcgatagcccttctgtactaagaactttaatacttgttgagttagctcgtagtgtatcaccgtagtctaatgttGCATGCATTCTTAtctatttatcgtagttattatttacttacattatattattttttttatatttattttgcatgcgtttttatttacttatcgtagttattatttagttacattatattatatgttttatatttattttgcatgcgtttttacttatttattattatttttattatattatatttttttccccttattaaatttgatttttgttctcttgtaatgtttcctcgttcttttcttccttcattcaccgcgtctatctacTTCGCGATTCGcatcacacggctgcgcccctcggtcggttgggcgggaggtggaagcgggaccccgtgCTCCGATCCCGCAGAGGAAATCCATTCCTAGGAGTATGTCGTCCAGTGCGTCCGACATCACGAGGAGAATGGTGGGCGTCCGCTCACTTCCAAGGTAGATATTTGCCGCCAGAGCTCTGGTCAGCTCGCGGCATGTTCCGTCGGCGAGTTTTACCTGGGTACGGATGTCCCTTGTGTTCCTTCCGTTGTCCAGCATTTGGGCTAGACCTTCGCTAATGAAGCTATGTGTAGCTCCGGTGTCCAGGGTAGCTATAAACCGTCGCCCCTCCATGTGGATGGCAGAGCGGATGCGTCCCTGGTACTGATGGAGAGTGTCTCCTATTGGCTTCGGGGGTACGGAGGGTTCCTCGGGTGATTCCCGGTCACACGAGGCCCTTGCTCGTTTCCCGACGGTGGCTGTCGGCAGCAGTCGATCGTCCTGCGTCCTCTTTGGCCGCAATCCCAGCAGAATAGGATCCGTGGATTCCTACACTCGGCTTCGAAATGTCCGGATTGACCGCAATTCCGGCAGGCGTCGCGAACGTTGACCGCGCTCTGACTGGCACAAGCGTTCCGGCTAAGGGAACCGTTGAGGGCGCTGCCTGAAGAGGGCGCCTGCTGAGTGTGTCGAGTGGGCATCCTGTCTGCTGCGTAGCTGGCTCCTGTGGCCTGGCGTTGAGTCGGAATCCGGTTCTCGAGCGCTCTTCCGCCTCGGCTGCGTGTCTCCTCGTAGTTGGTCACGAGATGCGTTAGCTCGGTCAGCGTACGGAAATCCTGCCTCCGGGTGTAGAGTTGGTATTCCGGCAGCATGTTCTCGTAGATcctctccagctccttgtCCGAGGAGAATCCGGCCCGGCGCATCTGCAAACGGATGTCGATAAGGTATTCCTTGAATGGTTCGTTGGGCTTCTGGAAGTGCATCCTTATCTCATCCTCCAACCGCTGATAGTATCGCGGTGGCAAGAAGAAATCAAGGAATTCTCGGCGGACCTCGGTCCAGCTGGCTTGTTGGAGTCCGCTCGTGCGGAACCAACTTTCGGCTCGGCcggccagcagcaccaccagggcttgggccagatatctccggtcgatccggcagGTATCGGCACGCTCCTCGATGTGCTCTATAAACCCAAGAGGATCCGCTGTTCCATCAAAGGAAAGACCCCACTTGGTCATCCTGTCGATCAGGATTGCTCCCAAGCCGGCTTCACTAGGGGAATGCGCAGATCGCGCAGGCTCCTCCGCCTTCGGGCGTCGCCTGGTGGCTGGTGACGTACTCCGTGGTAAGAAGAGCGAAGGTGGTATCAACGAAGCCGACGTGGTCGGTTCCGGCGATATGAGAGACGGATCCAGCGGAATAGGTGACTTCATTTCGCCCGTGGGTGCGTTCCCGAACCGGCTTTCCATTTCCTCGAGTCGATCTTGGACTTCCTCAGAATTGCTAGGCTGCCGCGAAAATGCTAAGAGCCGCGCACGTTGCTCGTCCACCGTGCCGTTTCgttcgagtccgaactcgGCGAGGATGGCTTCTAGCTATATCTTTTTGCGATAACTTATCCAAGTGACGCCCATGGTTCACAGGATACGCGGAGTACAAGGATCAGAAATATCAACGGGGCTCGAGCGAGTGGAAATGGCGGGATACCGACGGAATATTCGATATTCTTATTTATGCGATTTCGATTGATTTTATTCGgtatttttattcgtttattcGATTCCAGTATTTTCTGGCGATCGATTATTAGTTATTCGTTTCTAGTATTTATTAtacgattattatttatttgtttctagtatttatatatgcgattattatttattcgttTGGCGGTTATTTTATTCGAATTCTATTATTCTTTTCTAcgaatttgttttattatagttttaggTTATCtggatttattattttatttggatttgtttaattattatcatttcggtttatttgattta
It contains:
- the LOC138928731 gene encoding uncharacterized protein; this encodes MATCCFSKCPNGQKKFLRHITVYCWLCDNIAHIGCADLGQNGSRITDRIRENPGLDWTCPSCLHIKSDMRVFMRQTHLEFQSLAAGFKELSTRFQKAEHHFKSLKLLSDPANKNISILSEKFLSLPDPTCPLMQFSPRDKPVAVDNSSGDDAASIPTTVLEDLVKPLDQQPVNVVQVSTLHASSAITLLSAYSFG